From Chryseobacterium sp. IHB B 17019, one genomic window encodes:
- a CDS encoding Dps family protein gives MKTNIGLTEQNTEAVAEQLSKLLADETVLYIKTRNAHWNVTGDNFHANHIFFEEQYKQLDELIDSVAERLRKIGHYAPATMKIYLELTHLTEYSDRANDGLGFMKDLLKDHESIIDFLRGNVTPFAEKYKDYGSSDFITSLIETHEEMAWMIRSYFRN, from the coding sequence ATGAAAACAAACATCGGACTTACAGAACAAAACACAGAAGCTGTTGCAGAACAATTGTCAAAATTATTAGCTGACGAAACTGTACTTTACATCAAAACAAGAAACGCTCACTGGAACGTGACTGGCGACAATTTCCACGCAAACCATATTTTCTTCGAAGAACAGTACAAACAGTTGGACGAGTTGATTGACAGCGTTGCAGAACGTCTAAGAAAAATCGGACATTATGCACCTGCCACAATGAAGATCTATCTTGAATTGACGCACCTTACCGAATACAGCGACAGAGCCAATGACGGATTAGGCTTTATGAAAGATTTACTAAAAGACCACGAAAGCATCATCGATTTTCTTAGAGGAAATGTTACACCTTTCGCTGAAAAATACAAAGATTACGGTTCCAGCGACTTCATCACAAGCCTGATAGAAACGCACGAAGAAATGGCTTGGATGATTCGTTCTTACTTCAGAAATTAA
- a CDS encoding aspartyl protease family protein, producing the protein MNIKYKELIFFLIVFGAVNSYAQQIKLSFELSKDKKAIFIKLPMENQKDSLLFFFDTGAGTTLLDKKIAEKYNLKANYQTEVTGAGGKKLYDIMTNQKIFFDRNQFIDSTNIVLDDLSRLNTSYEKKFDGIIGAAILTNYLTKIDFETQTMNLYKPDDLIDYDSYEKIPFELFSGIPKVRITFELKNNEKFSGDVLFDSGARLTLLVNTPYKEKNDLLNKIGKKVSYSSRNLSNNTNYSKGLIKSIQLGNTTIKNKNLGISLSSDKQGVSSLDNLLGILGSEIINRFNFILDYKNKNLYLKPNDLFNKDFEPLAKALSFEYTEDRSNIIISNVMENSDAHTKGLEKGLKIVSINNIVSKDIYTYDQLLQRKNSVILKYVDHDNQIRSVKIKLKN; encoded by the coding sequence ATGAATATAAAATATAAAGAATTAATTTTCTTTTTAATCGTTTTCGGTGCAGTCAATAGTTACGCACAACAGATAAAACTATCTTTCGAATTATCCAAAGACAAAAAAGCTATTTTTATAAAACTTCCTATGGAAAATCAAAAAGACAGTCTCCTTTTTTTTTTCGATACGGGAGCAGGCACTACTCTGTTAGATAAAAAAATAGCAGAAAAATATAATCTTAAAGCTAATTACCAAACAGAAGTGACCGGAGCTGGAGGGAAAAAACTTTACGATATAATGACCAATCAAAAAATATTTTTTGATAGAAATCAATTTATAGATAGTACAAATATTGTTTTAGATGACTTATCAAGGCTTAATACATCCTATGAGAAAAAGTTTGACGGAATCATTGGTGCTGCGATTTTAACAAATTATCTCACTAAAATTGATTTTGAAACACAGACCATGAATTTGTACAAGCCTGATGATCTTATAGATTATGATAGCTACGAAAAGATTCCTTTTGAGCTTTTCTCCGGCATTCCTAAAGTTCGAATTACCTTTGAACTGAAAAATAATGAAAAATTTTCAGGTGACGTACTATTTGATAGCGGTGCAAGGCTTACTCTTCTGGTAAATACACCTTATAAGGAGAAAAATGATTTGCTCAATAAGATTGGTAAAAAAGTATCGTACAGCAGTCGCAATCTGAGCAATAATACGAATTACAGTAAAGGACTTATTAAAAGTATTCAATTAGGTAATACTACAATTAAAAATAAAAATTTAGGGATTTCTTTATCTTCGGATAAACAGGGTGTCAGTTCTTTAGATAATCTTTTAGGGATCCTTGGAAGTGAGATCATTAATAGGTTTAATTTTATACTGGATTATAAGAATAAAAATCTTTATTTAAAGCCTAACGACCTTTTTAATAAAGACTTTGAACCATTAGCTAAAGCTCTCTCTTTCGAGTATACAGAAGATAGAAGCAATATTATAATATCAAATGTTATGGAAAATTCCGACGCTCATACAAAAGGACTGGAAAAAGGGCTGAAGATTGTATCTATTAATAATATTGTAAGTAAAGACATTTATACATACGACCAGTTGCTCCAGCGAAAAAACAGCGTAATACTGAAATATGTAGATCATGATAATCAAATTAGATCAGTAAAAATTAAACTGAAAAATTAA
- a CDS encoding NAD(P)H-dependent oxidoreductase — MKTKNSTTRTNSLNRNDRKILIILSHPDLENSIANKTIIEHIKKTIPESQLEVRHLDSLYPDYKIDIEAEQAALLKADFLIFQHPLYWYYTPSILKKYFDDVMTWGFAYGTGGDKLKGKHFLQSITLGGSKESFTPLGYNRFSIEDILKPMQQSIYHIQMIYNQPLYSYRNAYVPEIYNSMSEVKENAMAHAEKLIEKIQEFSKGNKEKVGTFIHKWFSHFDRLDENGYFIQYLHKDIEFTFPGYGNMKGHTEFNAWYYAIKEKLEVPIKHEVKNVIIEEIERNRFDIRFQVHLQAKEKESQKEINVIETENWKLIWDESSDRPIIEKYVVSA, encoded by the coding sequence ATGAAAACAAAAAATTCAACGACTCGCACCAACTCTTTAAACCGTAATGACAGGAAAATCTTAATCATACTATCGCATCCGGACTTAGAGAATTCAATAGCCAATAAAACAATTATTGAACATATAAAAAAAACAATCCCAGAATCTCAGTTAGAGGTGCGTCATCTGGACTCGTTATATCCTGATTATAAAATTGATATAGAGGCAGAGCAAGCTGCTTTGCTTAAGGCTGATTTTTTAATTTTTCAACATCCTCTTTATTGGTATTATACACCCTCTATTTTAAAAAAGTATTTTGATGATGTGATGACTTGGGGATTCGCTTATGGTACAGGAGGAGATAAGCTTAAAGGCAAACATTTTTTACAAAGTATTACTTTGGGTGGTTCAAAAGAGTCTTTTACACCTCTTGGGTATAATCGTTTCAGTATAGAAGATATTTTAAAACCAATGCAGCAGTCGATTTATCATATACAAATGATTTATAATCAGCCTTTGTACTCTTATCGAAATGCTTATGTACCTGAAATATACAATTCCATGTCGGAAGTAAAAGAAAATGCTATGGCTCATGCAGAAAAACTAATTGAAAAAATTCAGGAGTTTTCTAAAGGGAATAAAGAAAAGGTGGGAACTTTTATTCACAAATGGTTTAGCCATTTTGACAGATTAGATGAAAACGGTTACTTTATTCAATACCTTCATAAAGATATAGAATTCACATTTCCCGGATACGGCAATATGAAAGGACACACCGAGTTTAATGCATGGTACTACGCAATAAAAGAAAAACTAGAAGTTCCAATTAAACACGAAGTTAAAAATGTAATAATCGAGGAAATTGAAAGGAATAGATTTGATATACGTTTTCAAGTGCATCTACAAGCCAAAGAAAAAGAAAGCCAAAAAGAAATTAATGTTATTGAAACAGAAAACTGGAAATTAATTTGGGATGAATCTAGCGATAGACCTATCATAGAAAAATATGTTGTAAGTGCTTAA
- a CDS encoding winged helix-turn-helix transcriptional regulator — MNRKTSSANEINKLKFHCEMDVAMHYVGGKWKTVVLWYLIEDKKRFNEIKKLIPNITEKMLSIQLKSLEEDGIIKKEVFNVKPPLKVEYSLTDFGKTLIPLLQYLVTWGGFVVKEKSHSIHTKQ; from the coding sequence ATGAATAGGAAAACATCTTCAGCCAATGAAATTAATAAATTGAAATTCCATTGTGAGATGGACGTTGCCATGCATTATGTGGGTGGAAAATGGAAAACGGTAGTGCTTTGGTACTTAATAGAGGATAAAAAAAGATTTAACGAAATAAAAAAACTCATCCCAAACATCACCGAAAAAATGCTTTCAATTCAATTGAAAAGTTTAGAAGAAGACGGGATTATAAAAAAGGAAGTTTTTAATGTAAAACCTCCTTTAAAAGTAGAATATTCATTAACTGATTTTGGTAAAACACTTATTCCTTTATTGCAATACTTGGTTACTTGGGGAGGTTTTGTTGTAAAAGAAAAATCGCACTCAATACACACAAAACAGTAA
- a CDS encoding SDR family oxidoreductase: protein METTKEKIEGKVVVITGASSGIGASIALKLSQYGAKVVLGARRKDKLEELAAQIKKSGNDVEYSTTDVTKSKDLIILVQKAVDTFGRVDVIINNAGVSQLSRIDDLDIDGWDQMIDINLKGVLYGMAAAIPIFKQQKRGHIINIISTSGIKIVPMQGVYAGTKNAIRTIGEAFRQESNGEIRITGISPGVVKTDFANGIKNDQMKLIIKENMEKLAIDPVAIANAVIYAMEQPIDVEIGDIVIRPAIQN, encoded by the coding sequence ATGGAGACAACGAAAGAAAAAATTGAGGGAAAGGTTGTAGTTATTACAGGAGCAAGCAGTGGAATAGGAGCTAGTATTGCATTGAAACTCTCTCAGTACGGAGCTAAAGTGGTATTGGGCGCGCGAAGAAAAGACAAACTAGAGGAGTTGGCTGCACAGATCAAAAAATCAGGTAATGATGTGGAATATTCCACAACGGACGTTACAAAATCAAAGGATTTGATCATATTAGTCCAAAAGGCAGTCGATACTTTTGGTAGGGTGGATGTCATCATCAACAATGCTGGTGTCAGTCAATTGAGCAGAATTGATGATTTAGATATTGACGGCTGGGATCAGATGATCGATATCAACCTTAAAGGGGTATTATATGGTATGGCAGCTGCAATTCCTATATTTAAACAGCAAAAAAGAGGGCACATTATCAATATCATATCAACTTCGGGAATAAAAATAGTACCCATGCAAGGAGTGTATGCGGGGACAAAAAATGCCATCCGAACCATTGGAGAAGCTTTTCGTCAGGAGTCGAACGGTGAGATCCGTATCACGGGCATTTCTCCTGGTGTCGTAAAAACAGATTTTGCAAATGGCATTAAGAACGACCAGATGAAATTGATCATTAAAGAAAATATGGAAAAACTGGCGATAGATCCGGTTGCAATAGCCAACGCTGTGATATATGCAATGGAACAACCTATCGATGTAGAAATTGGTGACATTGTTATTCGTCCTGCCATACAAAATTAA
- a CDS encoding helix-turn-helix domain-containing protein has product MKPVNPTVQRFKNISELMSYLHQPVPSHPLIAIVNYDNMAVNTLRKQQKIAIDFYKISFKPSFKGQIKYGQGYYDFQGGGLAFLKPQQIVTSSDDERGYEGYSLYFHTDFIRNYPLANSIHQYGFFSYSASEALFLSDKEQRVIGDLFRSIESELSNNIDQYSQDVLVSQIDLLLNYSNRFYNRQFITRKIINNEIIAQLDDLLEDYFNKETPLINGLPSVQYISGQLNVSQRYLSDMLHVIAGQNTQQYIHEKIIARAKDRLSTTNLLVSEIAYELGFEHPQSFSKLFKTKTEQSPLEFRNSFH; this is encoded by the coding sequence ATGAAACCAGTAAATCCGACAGTGCAGCGTTTCAAAAATATATCCGAGTTGATGTCTTATCTACATCAGCCTGTACCATCGCATCCGCTTATAGCTATTGTTAATTATGATAATATGGCAGTGAATACTTTGAGAAAGCAACAAAAAATCGCTATTGATTTTTATAAGATCTCATTCAAGCCAAGTTTTAAAGGCCAAATAAAATATGGTCAGGGATATTATGATTTTCAAGGAGGAGGTCTGGCTTTTCTGAAGCCACAACAAATAGTTACCTCTTCCGATGATGAAAGAGGGTATGAAGGATATTCACTTTATTTCCATACCGATTTTATCAGAAATTATCCATTGGCAAATAGTATTCATCAATATGGATTTTTCTCTTATTCGGCTTCAGAAGCGCTATTTCTCTCTGATAAAGAGCAGCGGGTTATTGGTGATTTATTTAGAAGTATTGAGTCAGAACTCAGTAATAATATTGACCAATATAGTCAGGATGTGCTCGTTAGCCAGATAGATTTGCTGCTGAATTACAGCAATCGGTTTTATAACCGACAATTTATCACCCGCAAAATAATAAATAATGAAATAATAGCGCAGTTGGATGATTTGTTGGAAGACTATTTTAACAAAGAAACCCCACTTATCAATGGACTACCAAGTGTCCAATATATATCCGGACAATTGAATGTTTCCCAACGGTATTTAAGTGATATGCTCCACGTGATAGCAGGTCAAAACACACAGCAATACATTCACGAAAAAATAATCGCAAGAGCAAAAGACAGATTATCAACTACAAATTTATTAGTAAGTGAAATTGCTTATGAACTGGGTTTTGAACACCCTCAATCTTTCAGTAAGTTATTTAAAACAAAAACTGAACAAAGCCCGTTAGAGTTTCGAAATTCTTTTCATTGA
- a CDS encoding DinB family protein: protein MTRLEKQIIDTWLINHRTNLMLIEELTQEALDYTTSKRGGGTIGHQLAHMYNVRLWKLEKYDKKLVLDLKAITAKEPKTTSMLKDCHIISAERVAVALEAGLKDDAAIKGFKRGVVPLLGYFISHEAHHRGNILLTLKICGFKINDKLQYNIWDWNNI from the coding sequence ATGACAAGGCTTGAAAAACAAATCATTGACACATGGCTTATCAACCATCGAACCAATCTTATGCTTATTGAAGAACTAACCCAGGAAGCATTGGATTATACCACATCAAAGCGTGGGGGCGGAACAATCGGACATCAGCTTGCGCACATGTACAATGTGCGTTTATGGAAACTGGAGAAATACGATAAAAAGCTGGTTTTGGATTTAAAAGCTATCACAGCCAAAGAACCCAAAACAACTTCAATGCTTAAAGATTGTCACATCATTTCGGCAGAGCGGGTAGCGGTGGCTTTGGAAGCCGGACTAAAAGATGATGCGGCTATTAAAGGATTTAAAAGAGGAGTAGTTCCACTTCTCGGTTACTTTATTTCACACGAAGCGCACCACCGTGGGAACATTTTGTTAACCCTGAAAATCTGTGGTTTTAAGATCAATGACAAACTTCAATATAATATTTGGGACTGGAACAATATATAA
- a CDS encoding serine hydrolase domain-containing protein, with the protein MITIFYCQNFYTQTISNKAKSIDSLVEKKMGDAGIVGIGAAIIIDKKVVWTHGYGYADKENKIPFTPSTIMNIASISKTFTGFCVMKAVEEGKVALDEDINNYLPFTVINPNFPDEKITLRHLATHTSALADRYPFYTDSTYFYNGQKPEPLGDFFKNYFVKGGKHYSKDNFLNAKPGTNRDYSNIGAGLAGYIVELRTGKKLSEYSKQNIFNPLKMAKSGWSLNDIDVKNHSKLYQKEHNIIKSVPLYQGTTYPDGGVRTSVNELSKFFIALLNNGRYNNKRLLKKELAAEMIRFQFTASKKPDNVKLDKLNSGIFWATKMGGTRIGHNGSDPGVRTFMLSNLDKKTAVIVFFNTSLNEADEDKFFDIYEKLHKYASEMKIKK; encoded by the coding sequence ATGATCACAATATTTTACTGCCAAAATTTCTATACTCAAACCATTAGCAATAAAGCTAAATCTATAGACAGCCTTGTCGAGAAAAAGATGGGTGATGCTGGAATTGTTGGAATAGGAGCCGCCATTATCATAGACAAAAAAGTAGTCTGGACACACGGATATGGCTATGCTGACAAGGAAAACAAAATTCCATTCACGCCTTCAACTATTATGAATATTGCCTCCATAAGCAAAACCTTTACAGGGTTTTGTGTCATGAAAGCAGTTGAGGAAGGAAAGGTGGCATTAGATGAAGATATCAATAATTATCTGCCCTTCACAGTCATCAACCCTAATTTTCCAGATGAAAAAATCACATTGAGACATCTGGCAACGCATACTTCCGCACTGGCAGACCGATATCCCTTCTATACCGACAGCACTTATTTTTACAACGGGCAAAAACCTGAGCCACTAGGTGACTTCTTTAAAAACTACTTTGTAAAAGGTGGTAAACATTATTCAAAAGATAATTTCCTAAATGCAAAACCGGGAACCAATCGTGACTATTCTAATATAGGAGCAGGTTTGGCCGGATATATTGTTGAGCTAAGGACCGGCAAAAAACTTAGTGAATATAGCAAACAAAATATTTTTAACCCTTTAAAAATGGCTAAGTCCGGCTGGAGTTTAAATGACATCGATGTTAAAAACCATTCCAAACTTTATCAAAAGGAACACAACATTATAAAATCTGTTCCATTATATCAAGGCACAACTTACCCAGATGGTGGCGTTAGGACCTCGGTAAATGAACTATCTAAATTTTTTATCGCTCTCTTGAATAACGGGAGATACAACAACAAAAGGTTATTGAAAAAAGAACTAGCAGCAGAAATGATCCGGTTTCAGTTTACAGCATCTAAAAAACCTGACAATGTAAAACTGGATAAGTTAAATTCAGGGATCTTCTGGGCTACAAAAATGGGAGGCACAAGAATTGGACACAATGGCTCAGACCCAGGTGTAAGGACTTTTATGCTTTCTAATCTTGATAAGAAAACAGCCGTAATTGTATTTTTCAACACTTCATTAAATGAAGCTGATGAAGATAAATTCTTTGATATTTATGAAAAACTGCATAAATACGCATCTGAGATGAAAATCAAAAAATAA
- a CDS encoding serine hydrolase domain-containing protein yields MRKIFLFCSTMVLAFSLNAQKLDQKIDSLILSEFKESDGPGGVFMVAQKGKPVYQKAFGMANLELDAKLNINSVFQIGSMTKQFTAIAILMLEEQGKLKVSDPISKYIPSYPNGNNITIHHLLTHTSGIKDFTKMKTIADIAQKEMTPEEMVNFFKNEPVDFAPGQKFDYNNSGYVVLGYIIELTSGETYEDFIRKNIFDKIGMTNSYYATDRKIIKNRAYGYHKKSYGYVNKTVINFSVPFASGSLMSTLDDMLKWQNALNKNLLLNSKNEMKAFTKYKLNDGKEIEYGYGWHLKSINGTATREHGGSVFGFKSMAVYIPSEDIYVLGFSNCDCNSPTQLVKDIAKLSLENLKVK; encoded by the coding sequence ATGCGAAAAATATTTTTATTCTGTTCTACCATGGTACTGGCATTTTCACTCAATGCACAGAAATTAGATCAAAAGATTGACAGCTTGATTTTGTCGGAATTCAAAGAATCTGACGGGCCTGGCGGTGTTTTTATGGTAGCTCAAAAAGGCAAACCCGTGTACCAAAAAGCATTCGGAATGGCGAATCTCGAACTGGATGCAAAACTGAATATCAACAGTGTTTTCCAGATCGGATCTATGACAAAGCAGTTTACCGCTATTGCTATTCTGATGCTCGAAGAGCAGGGAAAACTGAAGGTCAGTGATCCTATTTCAAAATATATTCCGAGCTATCCGAATGGGAACAATATTACTATTCATCATCTACTAACTCACACTTCGGGCATTAAAGATTTTACAAAAATGAAAACGATTGCCGATATTGCTCAGAAGGAAATGACGCCCGAAGAAATGGTCAACTTTTTCAAAAATGAACCGGTCGATTTCGCTCCCGGACAAAAGTTTGACTACAATAATTCGGGATATGTGGTTTTGGGCTATATTATCGAACTTACTTCAGGTGAAACTTATGAAGATTTTATCAGGAAAAATATATTTGACAAAATCGGAATGACCAATTCTTACTACGCAACCGACCGAAAAATTATTAAAAACAGAGCGTACGGTTATCATAAAAAAAGCTACGGTTACGTGAATAAAACGGTTATTAATTTCAGTGTTCCGTTTGCTTCGGGATCGTTGATGTCGACTTTAGATGATATGCTGAAATGGCAAAATGCGCTCAATAAAAATCTATTGCTGAATTCTAAGAATGAAATGAAAGCGTTCACCAAATACAAGCTGAATGACGGAAAAGAAATTGAATACGGCTACGGATGGCATCTAAAAAGCATCAACGGGACTGCTACAAGAGAGCACGGCGGAAGCGTCTTTGGATTTAAATCGATGGCGGTGTATATCCCCAGTGAAGACATTTATGTGTTAGGATTCAGCAACTGCGACTGCAACTCTCCTACCCAGTTGGTGAAGGATATTGCGAAGCTAAGCCTGGAAAATCTGAAAGTGAAATAA
- a CDS encoding AAA family ATPase translates to MPYLSRIYLKNDHPEGFPFNLPFLKSGLDITLKSNVTFFVGENGIGKSTLLEAIADKCNFNLSGGNRNHNYSFYKTESELSEYLILSWKIKTGQGFFMRAESFFNFATYIDEIAKEDGEILDAYGGRSLHHRSHGEAFLALFNNQFQNGIYILDEPEAALSPLRQLSLLSIIHKLEKAGKAQFIISTHSPILMSYPNSNIFLLNEEIKLTNYKDTEHYQLTRSFLESPEMYFRHLFNDI, encoded by the coding sequence ATGCCTTATTTATCAAGAATCTATCTAAAAAACGACCATCCTGAAGGCTTTCCTTTCAATCTTCCTTTTTTAAAAAGTGGTTTAGACATTACACTCAAAAGCAATGTTACGTTCTTTGTTGGTGAAAACGGTATAGGTAAATCTACTTTATTAGAAGCTATTGCTGATAAATGTAATTTCAACCTGTCTGGGGGTAATCGAAATCATAATTATAGTTTTTACAAAACCGAATCAGAATTATCAGAATATCTCATATTATCTTGGAAAATAAAAACAGGGCAAGGTTTTTTTATGAGAGCAGAGAGTTTTTTTAATTTTGCTACTTATATTGATGAGATTGCTAAAGAAGATGGTGAAATTTTAGATGCCTACGGAGGAAGATCACTACATCACAGGTCTCATGGCGAAGCTTTTTTAGCCTTGTTTAATAATCAATTCCAAAACGGAATTTATATTCTTGATGAGCCAGAAGCTGCTTTATCTCCGCTAAGACAACTTTCGTTATTATCAATTATCCATAAACTTGAAAAAGCAGGAAAAGCTCAGTTTATTATTTCTACACATTCCCCTATTTTAATGAGTTATCCTAATTCAAATATCTTTTTGTTAAACGAAGAAATTAAACTCACAAATTATAAGGATACGGAGCATTATCAGCTGACAAGAAGTTTTTTAGAATCACCAGAAATGTATTTCCGTCATTTATTTAATGATATTTAG
- a CDS encoding MBL fold metallo-hydrolase gives MKLKFLGTGTSQGVPVIGCTCEVCISNNPKDSRLRSSVMVTTDENKKILIDCGPDFRQQMLVNHEHNVDIALLTHEHNDHVIGLDDMRPLIFKSGKDMPLYCYQRVGNEVKKRFPYAFTDVRYPGAPAFDLHEIENKPFTILDTEITPIEVIHYKITVFGYKFKNLAYITDAGFISDTEKEKLKNLDVLILNCIRKFDPHPAHFILPDVIKLFEELRPKKLFLTHISHHLGLHDIEDKQLPSGMHLAYDGLEVFF, from the coding sequence ATGAAGTTGAAATTTTTAGGAACGGGAACTTCCCAGGGTGTGCCCGTGATTGGCTGCACTTGTGAAGTATGTATTTCGAATAACCCCAAAGACAGTCGCCTTCGATCTTCTGTGATGGTAACTACGGACGAAAACAAAAAAATCCTTATTGATTGTGGTCCTGATTTCAGACAACAAATGCTTGTAAACCACGAGCACAACGTAGATATTGCACTTCTGACCCATGAGCACAATGATCACGTGATCGGCCTTGATGATATGCGTCCCCTGATTTTTAAAAGTGGAAAAGATATGCCGCTTTACTGTTACCAGAGAGTTGGAAATGAGGTAAAAAAGCGTTTCCCGTATGCTTTTACAGATGTAAGATATCCTGGAGCGCCTGCTTTTGATTTACATGAAATTGAAAATAAACCTTTTACCATTTTGGATACGGAAATCACTCCAATTGAGGTGATACATTATAAAATTACGGTATTCGGATATAAATTCAAGAACCTTGCCTACATTACGGATGCCGGTTTTATTTCAGATACCGAAAAGGAAAAATTAAAGAATCTGGATGTTTTGATTTTAAACTGTATCAGGAAATTTGATCCTCATCCTGCTCATTTTATCCTGCCGGATGTTATTAAATTGTTTGAAGAGCTTAGACCTAAAAAATTATTTTTAACTCATATCAGTCATCATCTGGGATTGCATGATATTGAGGATAAACAACTTCCTTCCGGAATGCATCTTGCCTACGATGGTTTGGAGGTATTTTTTTAA